In Sphingobacterium thalpophilum, a genomic segment contains:
- a CDS encoding outer membrane beta-barrel family protein — MKRYFYLLLLNFLIASFAYAQVKVTGKVLAENNVPLASATAYLMKVKTTVILKAVVTDENGEYQFSDIQAGSYYVEAKMVGYTTNKSNVFDISKSDHKVPAILLNTDTRKLQEVAVEGKRPMVESKPGKLVLNVENSPLAAGNNALDIVQRAPGVSLDNNNNLQLMAQSGVSVTIDGRQTYMSGEQLVNFLKSTDGNQIKSVEVITTRAAKDDAEGAVGTINIVLKKNRMEGFNGTFNMTVGRGEKFRGNSSLSLNYKKNNTTVFGSYAYSDEKSHRKLLLDRVIQNKGEKTYFKQRSILDEKEQNHSYRFGVEQRTSARNTLTVQFNGSNNIEYNDNDSKTNVGKSFTTLDSLLISTSQFKELFDRYSANLNNEFRIDSNGRKLTLDLDWSKFKSSKRVGYNNQYFDGQMNAITPEEIQRSKMPIGIDIYVAKLDYEQPLSKVSKLEMGAKYSNVTSDNDLTFEDFLNNSWINNEKRTNHFVYKEQIAAGYIDYNNTIGKWGLKVGARGEYTFSDGNSLTLNKQVKRNYFKLFPNANLTYTLHENHILSLGYARKITRPNYRQLNPFDYFIDKLTFERGNPYLNPQFSNEFTLNYTLMQRYNVTLGINDVRDAIVESMGQDSVLKQTWVIRENLGKNLTAYLNLNIPVTVSKIWSMNNNITGIHFNFDGMVSGYPLKRTSFLLQATSMHNLKLAKSLSANVNLRYFSPFNYNVYDMKARWDMEVGATKTFKDQRSSLKLAVSDLFNTGNQNLKTNFGDFDSSIRQYQDRRVVRLTYSYKFGNLKNNYRKKDTSNEEKERAQ, encoded by the coding sequence ATGAAAAGATATTTTTACCTCTTACTCTTAAATTTTTTAATTGCTTCCTTTGCCTATGCGCAAGTGAAAGTTACAGGCAAAGTATTGGCGGAAAATAATGTGCCTTTGGCTTCTGCAACGGCTTATCTGATGAAAGTAAAGACAACCGTTATTTTGAAAGCAGTTGTTACAGATGAAAATGGAGAATACCAATTTTCGGATATACAAGCTGGAAGTTATTATGTCGAGGCGAAAATGGTCGGTTATACCACCAATAAGAGCAATGTTTTTGATATCAGCAAATCAGACCACAAGGTCCCGGCGATCCTGCTGAACACGGATACACGAAAATTGCAGGAGGTCGCCGTAGAGGGTAAGCGGCCGATGGTTGAAAGCAAGCCCGGTAAACTGGTTTTAAATGTGGAAAATTCGCCTTTAGCCGCAGGGAATAATGCCTTAGATATTGTACAGCGGGCTCCTGGAGTGAGTTTAGATAACAATAATAACCTACAGTTGATGGCGCAATCTGGTGTATCCGTGACCATCGATGGTCGGCAGACCTATATGTCCGGTGAACAGTTGGTGAATTTTTTGAAGAGTACGGATGGCAATCAGATTAAGTCCGTCGAAGTGATTACTACGCGTGCAGCAAAAGATGACGCTGAGGGGGCAGTGGGTACAATTAATATTGTCCTCAAAAAAAATCGGATGGAAGGTTTTAACGGAACCTTTAACATGACGGTAGGGAGGGGAGAAAAATTCAGAGGGAATAGCTCCTTATCCTTAAACTATAAGAAGAACAATACGACAGTATTTGGATCGTATGCGTATTCGGATGAGAAAAGCCACCGGAAGCTCCTGCTTGATCGTGTTATTCAGAATAAAGGTGAAAAGACCTATTTTAAACAAAGGTCGATATTGGACGAAAAGGAACAGAACCATTCCTATCGCTTCGGTGTTGAGCAAAGGACATCGGCCAGAAACACCTTAACCGTGCAGTTTAATGGATCGAATAATATCGAATACAACGATAACGATAGTAAGACCAATGTAGGAAAGTCTTTTACAACATTGGATTCGCTTTTGATTTCAACATCGCAGTTCAAAGAATTATTTGATCGTTACTCCGCTAATTTAAACAATGAGTTTAGAATTGATTCGAATGGCAGAAAACTTACCCTTGACCTGGATTGGAGTAAATTCAAAAGCAGCAAACGCGTAGGTTATAATAACCAATATTTTGATGGTCAGATGAATGCGATTACGCCCGAAGAGATCCAACGCAGTAAAATGCCTATCGGAATCGATATCTATGTCGCCAAACTGGATTATGAACAACCGCTATCGAAGGTCTCCAAGCTTGAGATGGGGGCTAAATATTCTAACGTTACGTCGGATAACGATTTAACCTTTGAAGACTTTTTGAACAATTCCTGGATTAATAATGAAAAGCGTACGAATCATTTTGTGTATAAGGAGCAGATCGCCGCTGGATATATAGACTATAATAATACCATAGGGAAATGGGGCCTGAAGGTCGGCGCGAGGGGAGAATATACATTTTCTGACGGGAACTCGCTTACGTTAAATAAGCAAGTGAAACGGAATTACTTTAAACTTTTTCCGAATGCAAATCTGACGTATACACTCCATGAGAATCATATCCTTTCCTTAGGTTACGCAAGGAAGATCACGCGTCCTAATTACCGACAGTTGAATCCTTTTGATTATTTTATTGATAAACTAACCTTTGAACGTGGTAATCCTTACCTGAATCCGCAATTTTCCAATGAATTCACCCTAAACTATACCTTGATGCAACGTTATAATGTGACATTGGGTATTAACGATGTGCGGGATGCGATTGTAGAGAGCATGGGGCAAGATTCGGTGCTAAAACAAACGTGGGTTATACGTGAAAATTTAGGTAAAAATTTGACGGCTTATCTGAATCTGAACATCCCGGTTACGGTATCCAAGATTTGGAGCATGAATAACAATATTACAGGCATCCACTTTAACTTTGATGGCATGGTGAGTGGTTATCCGCTGAAAAGGACCTCCTTTCTTTTGCAGGCTACATCGATGCACAATTTAAAACTGGCGAAAAGTCTGTCCGCTAATGTCAATTTGAGGTATTTCTCGCCGTTCAACTATAATGTATACGATATGAAGGCCCGTTGGGATATGGAGGTAGGAGCGACCAAGACATTTAAAGATCAACGTAGTTCGTTGAAGCTGGCGGTGAGCGACTTGTTTAATACAGGGAATCAGAATCTGAAAACCAATTTCGGCGATTTTGACTCCAGTATCAGGCAATACCAAGATCGTCGCGTGGTTCGATTGACCTATTCGTATAAATTCGGAAATTTAAAAAACAACTATCGTAAGAAAGATACAAGTAATGAGGAGAAAGAAAGAGCGCAATAG